A single genomic interval of Juglans regia cultivar Chandler chromosome 1, Walnut 2.0, whole genome shotgun sequence harbors:
- the LOC109000467 gene encoding signaling peptide TAXIMIN 1 has product MCSADGDCRPLGFLLGLPFAFLSLLISIVGIVVWIVGLLLSCICPCCFCVTVLVELALELIKAPIHVMEWFTSQIPC; this is encoded by the exons ATGTGCAGTGCAGATGGAGATTGCAGGCCGTTGGGTTTTCTTCTTGGCcttccttttgcttttctttcccTCCTCATCTCCATAGTCGGCATCGTCGTCTGGATCGTCGG ATTATTGCTGAGCTGCATCTGCCCATGCTGTTTCTGCGTTACTGTGTTAGTGGAGCTGGCTTTGGAGTTGATCAAGGCTCCGATTCATGTAATGGAGTGGTTTACTTCTCAGATTCCCTGTTAG
- the LOC109000466 gene encoding seed biotin-containing protein SBP65-like, with the protein MLTPPCPPPPNRHSLSILTPFSILITQKHQNHSTKNNIKSIHMASKQKHRENSTGEKDRVPTLTSHFESLADKVKDQEREETENQREKHTDQARGKGSYVVGKFENVEEDQNDAGKAKAEGTDIGEGRGEGKEVSEGQERKERPSLEDISKLRAKAQQNSLDTLRAAEERYEKAKESVSQGLGAATEYTKEKAAQTKDTVLDNGRAVKDSAGEKGAQAKETVTSTAKTAADDTASTSEKAKDYALQKAVEAKEVVVRAGETTVHNVEEKAEDLKDRTAVAGWTVAHYSCEQAMEGTKAAARAVKETAEYAGHKAAEIASKPLSAAKDVAVGTGESAKEYTARKKEETERELKAKRSAENQGDNMEDESKVQQTKTEEVEEEGKPSQSVMQESFQPTQENGRGGNRGGILGAIAETIAEIAQQTKELIIGQHKT; encoded by the exons ATGCTAACACCTCCATGCCCACCTCCTCCAAACCGCCACAGCCTCTCTATTTTAACACCCTTCTCTATCCTCATAACTCAGAAACACCAGAATCATAGCacaaaaaacaacataaaaagcATACATATGGCTTCCAAGCAAAAGCATAGAGAGAACTCCACAGGCGAGAAAGACAGGGTCCCAACGCTGACCAGCCACTTTGAGTCTTTGGCTGATAAAGTGAAAGATCAGGAGAGAGAGGAGACTGAGAATCAGAGAGAGAAGCATACTGATCAAGCAAGGGGAAAGGGATCCTATGTTGTGgggaagtttgaaaatgttgaggaagATCAGAATGATGCGGGTAAGGCTAAAGCTGAAGGTACTGATATAGGTGAGGGACGAGGAGAAGGCAAAGAGGTTAGCGAGGGTcaagagagaaaagaacgaCCTTCTCTAGAAGATATTTCCAAACTCAGAGCAAAAGCGCAGCAAAACTCGTTAGACACACTACGGGCGGCGGAGGAGAGGTATGAGAAGGCAAAAGAATCCGTAAGCCAGGGACTCGGTGCTGCAACCGAGTATACCAAAGAGAAGGCTGCACAAACAAAGGATACTGTCCTAGATAATGGTCGGGCAGTGAAAGACAGTGCAGGAGAGAAGGGTGCACAAGCAAAGGAGACCGTTACCAGCACAGCTAAGACAGCTGCGGATGACACAGCATCAACGTCAGAGAAAGCTAAGGACTATGCGCTACAGAAGGCAGTGGAAGCTAAAGAAGTGGTTGTGCGTGCAGGGGAGACCACCGTCCATAACGTTGAGGAAAAGGCTGAAGATTTGAAGGATAGGACTGCCGTGGCGGGGTGGACTGTAGCACATTACTCGTGCGAGCAAGCCATGGAGGGAACTAAAGCAGCAGCAAGGGCTGTCAAAGAAACAGCAGAGTATGCAGGACATAAGGCTGCCGAGATTGCATCCAAACCATTGTCTGCTGCCAAGGATGTTGCTGTAGGCACAGGAGAGAGTGCAAAGGAGTATACAGctaggaagaaagaagaaacagaGAGGGAATTGAAGGCTAAGAGATCAGCGGAAAATCAG GGAGACAACATGGAAGATGAATCGAAAGTTcaacaaacaaaaacagaagAAGTGGAAGAAGAGGGCAAACCGTCCCAGAGTGTCATGCAAGAAAGCTTTCAGCCAACGCAAGAAAATGGCAGAGGAGGAAACAGGGGTGGGATACTTGGAGCCATTGCAGAAACTATAGCTGAGATTGCTCAGCAGACGAAAGAGCTAATTATTGGGCAGCACAAGActtaa